A region of the Cyanobium usitatum str. Tous genome:
AGCCGGAGATGTCAGAACTGAATATGACCGAACTCAGTTGCTACTCTGCCGTGAGCGGATGAGTTCTCCGAGCAGGTGAGGCGCGACGGCAGTCTGTTCAGGATGTTAATGATAAGACAGTATTTAGCTTTAAAGAGCAGAAGGAGTTCGAAAGGTTCCGTGCTTAGCTCCAACGGCAGATCTAGGCGCTCAAGAAGGAGCTGCAGTGTATGAAGAAGGTTCTGGTAGCGACAGCAGCAGGCATAGGATATAAAATAAAAAAGCCACCTGAATGGTGACCTTTGATTAATAGCTTACCTAGAGGTCGCAATCAGAAGCGGAAAAGGTCTTTAGGGTTACTTAATAAGAATCGCAAGGCCGATTGCTGGCATCGCTAGACTAGCACCAGCAGCTCCACCTGCCCACGAGAGACCTGAATCTACTCCCTCATTCCCAGACCAAGACCCTCCTGCTACACCAGCAAGATCTGCATCTGACAACTCAGATGTGACTGACGCAGCTCCCTTGATGATCTCTTCTGGTGTAATGCTAATTCCTTGCTGGAGAGCAAGGGCGCAAATGTTATCGAGCGATTGTGATGTCTTTATGGCCTCCCCCAATGTTGCATCAGTTTGGCAAGCGTCAACAAGCTGCTGGAAAGACATTGTTTTAGGATGTTGTTTGGGTGCTAAGAAATAAGTAGATTAAAATTTATTTTACCATCACGCCAAAAGCTATAGCGCCTGTCACAACTGATCTATCATTGTCATCGTTATTCGTCCAAGCCCCACCAGCGACTCTAGCAAGTGCGGCGTCATCAAGTTCCGTAACTGATTCCGAAGCGTAACGAATTAAATCTCCACTGGTGACGGTCACCCCTTTCTGTTCTAGGTAATTCGCAACCTGCTCCGGCGTGCTAAAATTTTCTATTTCTTTTAGGTAATTAGGATTTTCAGCGAAGAGCGCTGAAAGTTTTTCTTGGGAGGTCATTTAATTTGAACCATTGCTTAATAGTAATATCACGTTCCATGATCTTCACCGGCTTTCCCCGGTTTCGTAAATATATCGACATGTGTCACGCATGACTTCCATGCTGACCACCGACGATTAATTCAACCAAGAACAGGAGCCGCTTCAACGTCCAGTAGAAGCAGTAGACCATTGAACCCAGCCCTCCCCCTCTGCCAGGAAAGTTGACGCCTCTCCATGGCCAGGCGAATCGCCGCGGTCGCGCCCGACCACCACAGGAGCCGAGGCCAGTGCCACGGCTGCGGGCCGCAGGCCCGAATTAGGTGTGGAGCTGGGACAGCACCTACCTGCCAACAACAGTGCGTGGGGTAGCGCCCCTCCGAGTGGTGTAACTCAGGCGGTCCTGTGACCCTTTCCGGAGGGTGAACAGATGCAGTCAAGGGGTGACTGCTTGGAAGCTGATTACTCAGCTCCGTTTATCCACTATGAACCCTGATCGCTGAATTGGCAACTCAGCGATCGATCTGTTCTGTGTAGATCGAGGAAGGATGTGTTGCGCTTCAGCTGGTGATTGCTGACGGCTGGGCAGTCGGATCAGCATCAGTGAGCTCCAGCGGCTCTTCTGGTTCCGGGATCTTGGCCATGGTCGCCTCGGAGAAGAACCGGCGGCGCTCCAGCTGCCATTCCTCCTGCTGCTCCAGCAGCTGGCTGCCCACCAGCCGCACGATCGCAGCGTCGTTGGGGAAGATGCCGACCACGTTGGTGCGGCGTTTGATCTCCTTATTGAGCCGCTCGAGCGGGTTGGTGCTCCACACCTTACGCCAGTGCTCCTGGGGAAAGTGGAGGAAGGCCAGCACGTCGTCTCGGGCGGCGTCCATCACGGGCACAGCTGTCGGGAACTGCTTGCGGAGCATCTCGGTGACTCGCTGCCAGTGGGAGCGCACCTGATCGGGGGCCTGGATGACGAACACCGCTTTCATGGCAGCGGCCACCATGTCCTGGCCGGCTTTGGGCACATGGCTGAGCAGGTTGCGCAGAAAGTGCACCCGGCACCGCTGCCAGCTGCTGCCCTGGAACATGCGCTTGATCGCCGCCGTCAGCCCCAGGTGAGCATCGGAGATCACCAGTCGTGTGCCAGTCAAACCACGCTCTTTGAGCGAGCCCAGGAACTGGCGCCAGAAGCCCTCGGCCTCACTGTCGCCAACGGCGATGCCGAGGACCTCGCGGTAACCGAGGCCGTTGATGCCGATGGCGACGACAACGGCCCTGGAACAGACCTGCATGTTGCAGCCCAGGCGGCCGTGGAGGTAGGTGGCGTCGAGGTAGAGGTAGGGGAAGCGGGCATGGTCCAAAGGCCGGCCCAGAAAGGCCTTCACCTGCTCGTCGAGTCCAGCGCAGATGCGGCTCACCTCCGATTTGGAGATGCCGCTGGCGCCGCCCAGCGCCTCCACCAGGGAGTCGACCTTCCGTGTGGAGATGCCGCCGGTGTAGGCCTCCATCACCACGGCGTAAAGAGCTTTGTCGACCCTGCGGCGCGGCTCGAGCCAGTCGGGGAAGAAGCTGCCCTGACGCAGTTTGGGGATAGCCAGGCTGAGATCGCCCACCTGGGTGGTGAGCAGCCGCTGGCGGTAGCCGTTGCGGTGGGTGGAGCGCTCGTCAGGGCAGCGCTCATGGCGCGTGGCACCAATGGCCGCGGAGACCTCGGCTTCCAGCAGTTCCTGGAAGCCCCGGCGCACGATCTCAGGGATCAGGGCGCCAGCGGTGGTGCCCTCCATGAGCTGAGCCAGCTCGGAGGCGCCACTATGGGTAAGGGTCATGGTCTGTGTTCGGTTCGGTGGTAGTGCTCCGAACAGGGTCACAGACCGGCCCACCCATTGCCACAGCACAGACGTGAGGGAGGCGAGCCGTCAGCCCCGGCTACGCCGGGGCTGACCCCCCCGAGTTACACCACTTGCTGGGACGCCGCTTTTGGACTTGGCCGTGGGTGTTTCGGACGCGAGGGCGTGCTCAGGTGTACTGGTACGTTTCCTGACAGCTACCGCCTGGTGAGGGTCTTAGCTGCACGGCTTTGGCCCACCGATTTAGCATCCCCATCAGCATCCTTGCCATGTTGGTGATGTAGGCCAGCAACTCCTTCGGAGAAGGACTTGCTGGCGATTGCATTCACTTTGCCCCTTTCGAACAGGTTCAGCTCCCCAGTTGGGAAATTGACTCATTGTCTGGAGGCGCAAGTAGAATCTTGAGTTAAGGAGGAAAAGGGTTTTCCGGCTGGCGGCAGTGCACTTAGCAAACGAACATCCGAATCTGAGGCAGTGTTTCGGCACAGATGTCAACCAGCCCCTCTCACTAACCTAGACCGGATATGTGCAGCTAGGTGCAGAATATCTGTGCAGTGCTTGACATCAGACTCGATGCAGAAGCTGCTTAGCGGCTTCTTGGAAAACGCAAGCCAATCTCTCTTAAACTGAACTTTCGCAACGCACTTCCAATCTCACCCATATCTTCACAGTGATAGAAGATTCTTCTGCCTACGATTCCACTAATAAGGCTCGCTGTCTCATGCCAGTAATAAAGAATCGGCTCGCTTTGTTTGTCTACGCAATTGCCACTGCGAAGCCAGGATTCTGCATTTAGGATGGCCTGCAATGGGTTAAGTGAAATGGTAAAACTGTCTGGTATAAGTTCAACCAAGTAGGCGATGGACAGGGCATTTAACGAAGTGGATATGACACTCATATTCCAGCTACCGTCCGGAGTCTGACTTTGCAGCATATGCTTGAGTATCGGAAGCAAATTAGGGCGTTTATTGCCTACAGCAGCAAGAGCACGTAGCACGTAGTAATTAGAAAGGGCTTGCTGCTGAAACCATCGCCCTTTCCATCCAGTTGGGGAGAATGGTTGTTTTAGGATATATTCTAATGCATTTTTTTTAACCTCAGACTGAGAACAGATAGCAAGCTTCTCAATGAAGTATACAGCAAACGCATTGGCCTCAAGGGAAGGGCCGAGCCAGTATTTAGAACGCCCATGAAAGAGGGTATGAAATGCGCCATCACCAGGGGCGTAGAAGTGGCTAATCAGCAGATCAACAGAATTTTTGAGTGCATCGGTATCCCAGCCTGCGTCTATGAGCCCATCGATGACGAGAGCGCTGTCCTCCATTGTGACTCCAAAACCCCGGTTATACTCCCACAACCCATTACTATTCAGCTCGCACAAGTCGTTAGCAAGTTCAGAGCAGCGGCTAGCCTTTAGTCTGAATCCATGAAAGGCAATATCGCCTTCGACAATGGTTCGAATGAAGACCGGTCTGTCATCCCGAAGCACGTACACATGAGCTCTTATCAGAGGGTGCAGCAATGTCATTGTCAAATCTGCGTTGAGTCTGGTTGGTAGTTAGTTATGCTGATAAAATATCAGATGCGATCATTCTGCCAGCCTTAGCCGCGGCGGCCATCCCATAGCTAAGGGGTGAAGTCGGCGTATATAGAGCCATTTCACCCGCAAACCACAGATTTCGGGCTAGACGAAAGTGCTGAGGATAGTAGCTGAGTTTGAGCTGTTCAGATAGTATGGGTCCCAGCTTTGGCCATCTCTGAACAATGGCATCCAAGGTCTTACGGGCAATCCCCACTGAGTGCATTGACTTAGTAAGTATATGTATAATCTCGTTATCTGAAGAATTCCAGAGTGAGGTGGCTTGTGACCCAGTAATATAGCAATGTAGAATGGTTTTCCCTCCACGTGTTAAGGGTATTATCGACGACCACACTTGGTCGGGGCTAACAATATAGCGCGGCAGCTCAGGCGCTTCATCCACGACTATTGCGCATACTATCCCTGATGCATATTCAACATTGCGATAGAAACCTAAGTTGGAAGATTGGAAATCTTTCAATATGCCGAGCATTTGGTTGCCTGGAGCAGTTATTGCACAAAGGCGAGACCCGGCGCTAAGTGAATTAGACCCTCTCCGATACTGAACAACTATTTGTCCATATTGATCAGGTGAAACGTGGTTCACTCGGCATCCTGTTCGCACTGTTACTCGCTCTCCCAAGCCCTCCACAATTCTGTTGACAAACGAACTATTGGGATCCCGATCAAAGATACATGGCCAGTCAACGAGGCAATGGCCCACAATTGCTGGAGAGTATAAACCTGCATGCTCTGGGTGGATGACCCTGTGAAATGCATCAATCTGACGCGTGATATGATCGGAGAACCGGTGTAGGGCTCCGAAGTGCTGATTTGGGATCCTAAGTGTTCCATTCAAAAGAGATATATATGGATTGGCAAAAGATTTCAATAGCTCAATATCTAGCGATGAGCCTGGATTGGCATTTTGGAGAGCATCAAGCGGATCTTTGCCAAGATAGAGGATGCCATTCTCGTATAGGCCTACCGGTTTAACAGGAGAGTTACAATCGAAGTCTGAAAGCCTGGCTTGCCTGAAAGGGAAAATGGCTCCTAACTCAGCGTACACATTCTCCAATTGATGCGATCGGACTCTTCCTCCTATAAAGTCTTCCGTCTCAAGAATCAGGATTGAATAAGTTGGTAAATAAGAAGCCAGGCTTAATCCAGACAAACCACCACCAACAATGATTAAGTCATAATGGCTGGCTTCATGCAGGGTCATCAAGTTCTACCCTTTGACTGGAGCGCGAGTGGCACGTAAAATTTATATGCACCATCCGATGGATTTCGGAACATGCCAATATTCTCTATTTTCCTGAGTACTCCGACGATCTTAAGGCAGAAGAACGCTTCTTCGATTTTGATTTTCAGCTTCCTAGAAAGCTAGCGGTCAGTGATCCAGGAGTCATTTGGAATATGCCTTGATAACCCAATACTATCTAAACCACAGAAAAGCGAAGGGCCCTTAGCGAGAATCCCGGATGCCATCTTGAACAGTGCGGCCTGATGAAGACTTAATTAGGGACTCCTGAAAAAGAAAACTGCGCCTCCTCGAGTGCGGCCAAAGACCAAGGAGGACAGGCAGCTCGAAAACTCGGTCATGCAGTGACAGGAGATTTGACTGTCTCAAGCAGGCAAATGTTCCTGAGGACCACCCAGGAGGAGCCTGGCCATTGCCAGGAGTAAAACCAAGCAAAGATAGTGACAAAAAAGAGGCGGAGGAGCCTCAGGATCTTCTCAGCGCACATCACCAGAAACCCCATAGAGATCGAGGTTTCTGCACCCTTAGTCAGCCGAGCCATGATCAGCCGTAGTGAATACTTCCGCTTCCCTGATCCAAAGACGCCCTCCACCTCGTTTCTCCTCCGTTGGTCTGCACTGAGCTGTTGCTTATGAGCCGCATTGATCTCGGGATCCTTCGGCGGCCTGCCCAATCGCTTACCAGATAGGCGTATGTTGTTCCTGGTGCAGAAGTTTCGATTCTTGGTAGTGATATAGATGCGATCGGCGCAGATCCGCTCGGGATAGCAGCCATGTTCGTGCTTATATTTCTTGGCTTGTGGAATCAGGTCTTCACCTTCACTGTATGGATCCCAGCTGATCCTGTGCAGGAAGGCAAAGCCATTGCGCACGGAAACACTAATCTTGGCGCCAAACTCAACAGCAGCTCTTGCCTTGCCGCGA
Encoded here:
- a CDS encoding Nif11-like leader peptide family RiPP precursor, yielding MSFQQLVDACQTDATLGEAIKTSQSLDNICALALQQGISITPEEIIKGAASVTSELSDADLAGVAGGSWSGNEGVDSGLSWAGGAAGASLAMPAIGLAILIK
- a CDS encoding IS256 family transposase — its product is MTLTHSGASELAQLMEGTTAGALIPEIVRRGFQELLEAEVSAAIGATRHERCPDERSTHRNGYRQRLLTTQVGDLSLAIPKLRQGSFFPDWLEPRRRVDKALYAVVMEAYTGGISTRKVDSLVEALGGASGISKSEVSRICAGLDEQVKAFLGRPLDHARFPYLYLDATYLHGRLGCNMQVCSRAVVVAIGINGLGYREVLGIAVGDSEAEGFWRQFLGSLKERGLTGTRLVISDAHLGLTAAIKRMFQGSSWQRCRVHFLRNLLSHVPKAGQDMVAAAMKAVFVIQAPDQVRSHWQRVTEMLRKQFPTAVPVMDAARDDVLAFLHFPQEHWRKVWSTNPLERLNKEIKRRTNVVGIFPNDAAIVRLVGSQLLEQQEEWQLERRRFFSEATMAKIPEPEEPLELTDADPTAQPSAITS
- a CDS encoding prenyltransferase/squalene oxidase repeat-containing protein: MTLLHPLIRAHVYVLRDDRPVFIRTIVEGDIAFHGFRLKASRCSELANDLCELNSNGLWEYNRGFGVTMEDSALVIDGLIDAGWDTDALKNSVDLLISHFYAPGDGAFHTLFHGRSKYWLGPSLEANAFAVYFIEKLAICSQSEVKKNALEYILKQPFSPTGWKGRWFQQQALSNYYVLRALAAVGNKRPNLLPILKHMLQSQTPDGSWNMSVISTSLNALSIAYLVELIPDSFTISLNPLQAILNAESWLRSGNCVDKQSEPILYYWHETASLISGIVGRRIFYHCEDMGEIGSALRKFSLREIGLRFPRSR
- a CDS encoding FAD-dependent oxidoreductase, whose product is MTLHEASHYDLIIVGGGLSGLSLASYLPTYSILILETEDFIGGRVRSHQLENVYAELGAIFPFRQARLSDFDCNSPVKPVGLYENGILYLGKDPLDALQNANPGSSLDIELLKSFANPYISLLNGTLRIPNQHFGALHRFSDHITRQIDAFHRVIHPEHAGLYSPAIVGHCLVDWPCIFDRDPNSSFVNRIVEGLGERVTVRTGCRVNHVSPDQYGQIVVQYRRGSNSLSAGSRLCAITAPGNQMLGILKDFQSSNLGFYRNVEYASGIVCAIVVDEAPELPRYIVSPDQVWSSIIPLTRGGKTILHCYITGSQATSLWNSSDNEIIHILTKSMHSVGIARKTLDAIVQRWPKLGPILSEQLKLSYYPQHFRLARNLWFAGEMALYTPTSPLSYGMAAAAKAGRMIASDILSA